A window of the Henckelia pumila isolate YLH828 chromosome 3, ASM3356847v2, whole genome shotgun sequence genome harbors these coding sequences:
- the LOC140886704 gene encoding DNA polymerase alpha catalytic subunit, translating into MADEEPVEGRRRTRGPAATARSEALQRLKALRSGGRRELESGGFQIKMEEPIYDTVDEDQYEALVAKRREEAKGFIVDDNGLGYGDEGEEEDWSLAGASFSSEESEGESDRRKRKKSNGNDDADKKARDVVKKPSALASAAALMGKQKISNMFTSSVFKKDKQKNLACDSIVDNVIAEFAPDETDKERRRRGNISNLSFNNSKNSASPHGGVLPVKIKIEKPVFGSISPDTRIKINGGHQDVPDGESWKCYTEEVEMMRSKEMSFDIAEKGVSSSDKIVNERRNEKSEATEDGKEDKECLIKNEVKEKDGSSVKEIGKKVSTLNAKIEEPRDPALSATMGWQAVRSAGQNSTADCNESGRGMNQNLTSQEKMDFELESDGSLSFYILDAYEEIYGANAGNIYLFGKVKAGAAYHSCCVVVKNSHRCIYAIPTFSFAHTDTIAELEKNVEKSQMTLMAFKDTIAKQGRDGEKSGMSPTDLKDRITKLEKDVVESRTALRVRLHELASDLKSEMAKKLLECNTSSFSMAPVKRNYAFERSDIPYGDNYVLKINYPFKDPPLPSDSKGNNFRALLGTHNSGLELFLIKRKIKGPSWLSVSKFSSCSAPQRVSWCMFEVTVDSPKDIQVAASSKNITELPPVVVAAINLKTIINEKHNTNEIVSASVICCHKAKIDIPMLGSEWTRLGVLSHFTVVRKLDGGIFPMGFTKEATDKNAKAGSNVICYESSERALLNRLMIELYKLDSDVLVGHNISGFDLDVLLHRVQACKVPSNMWSKIGRLKRSVMPKLNKGNSIFGSGASSGIMSCIAGRLLCDTYICARDLLKEVSYSLTQLAKTQLKKDRKEITPHDIPQMLQRSESLMELIEYGETDAWLSMELMFHLSVLPLTRQLTNISGNLWHKTLQGARAQRVEYLLLHAFHAKKFMVPDKFSVQSKEIKTTKRKINGAEDGDIDKDDTNLDDEPPENNHGKSKKGPSYSGGLVLEPKKGLYDKYVLLLDFNSLYPSIIQEYNICFTTVNKSADGSVSRLPSSKKTGVLPELLKNLVERRKMVKSWLKTASGLKVQQLDIQQQALKLTANSMYGCLGFSNSRFYAKALAELITLQGREILQSTVDLVQNTLNLEVIYGDTDSIMIYSGLDDVGKAKLIAGKVIQEVNKKYRCLEIDLDGLYKRMLLLKKKKYAAVKLQFKDGTPYEVIERKGLDMVRRDWSLLSKEMGDFCLSRILSGGSCEDVVEEIHNSLVKVQEEVRNGQIPLEKYVITKTLTKPPEAYPDARNQPHVEVALRLKRQGYVTGCSSGDTVPYIICAEQGNNSSTSMGIAQRARHPDELKGDNQNWIIDIDYYLAQQIHPVISRLCASIQGTSPSRLADCLGLDSSKFHNKFNDSVRNDPSSSMLSTFDDGERYRGCQPLVLSCPSCFSTFECSPILSSVCASINPMPADIEAGSSVNKFWQRLWCPNCPEEGDTGRIYPALIANQVKKQAEGFMSTYYRGIMMCDDETCNYTTRSVNLRLLGDSERGTSCPNYPRCNGHLLRKYTEADLYRQLTYFCYILDTSRHIDKIEVNKRLAVEKELSRIRPLVDAASTTVQKIRDRCAYGWVDLKDLLVIV; encoded by the exons ATGGCAGACGAGGAGCCGGTGGAGGGGAGGAGGCGGACCCGTGGTCCTGCCGCGACGGCGCGTTCGGAAGCACTACAGCGTCTCAAGGCTCTTCGCAGCGGTGGCCGTCGTGAGCTCGAATCTGGAGGCTTCCAGATTAAGATGGAGGAACCGATTTATGACACGGTGGATGAAGACCAGTACGAAGCTCTAGTCGCGAAGCGCCGCGAGGAAGCCAAAGGGTTTATAGTAGACGACAACGGTCTAGGGTACGGTGATGAAGGTGAGGAAGAAGACTGGTCGCTCGCTGGCGCCTCCTTTTCTTCAGAAGAATCTGAGGGAGAATCCGATAGGcggaaaagaaagaaaagtaaTGGAAATGATGACGCGGATAAGAAGGCCAGGGACGTTGTGAAAAAGCCTTCGGCGTTGGCATCAGCGGCAGCATTGATGGGTAAGCAGAAGATTTCTAATATGTTTACTTCCTCTGTGTTTAAAAAAGATAAACAGAAGAACTTAGCATGTGATAGTATTGTTGATAATGTGATTGCTGAGTTTGCACCCGATGAGACTGATAAGGAGAGGAGAAGGAGAGGTAACATTAGTAATTTGAGTTTTAACAATTCCAAAAATTCCGCTTCTCCCCATGGAGGGGTTTTACCagttaaaattaaaattgagaAGCCCGTCTTTGGAAGCATTAGTCCAGATACTAGAATTAAAATAAATGGAGGTCATCAAGACGTCCCGGATGGAGAGTCATGGAAGTGCTATACCGAGGAAGTTGAAATGATGAGAAGTAAGGAGATGAGCTTCGACATCGCAGAAAAAGGAGTTAGTTCATCTGATAAAATAGTGAACGAGAGGAGAAATGAGAAGAGTGAAGCTACTGAGGATGGAAAGGAGGACAAAGAATGTTTGATAAAAAATGAAGTCAAGGAGAAGGATGGATCATCTGTTAAAGAGATTGGGAAAAAAGTGTCTACTCTTAATGCAAAAATTGAAGAGCCAAGAGATCCAGCTTTGAGTGCCACAATGGGGTGGCAGGCCGTGAGAAGTGCAGGGCAAAATTCAACTGCTGATTGTAACGAATCTGGGCGTGGGATGAATCAGAACTTAACCAGCCAGGAAAAAATGGACTTTGAATTGGAGTCTGATGGATCGTTGTCTTTCTACATACTTGATGCATATGAGGAGATTTATGGTGCTAATGCTGGGAATATTTATCTCTTTGGAAAG GTCAAAGCTGGAGCTGCATATCACAGTTGTTGTGTGGTCGTAAAGAACTCGCATAGATGCATATATGCCATCCCAACCTTTTCTTTTGCACACACTGACACAATCGCAGAGCTAGAGAAAAATGTTGAGAAGTCTCAAATGACTCTAATGGCTTTCAAAGACACAATTGCAAAGCAAGGGAGAGATGGGGAAAAGTCAGGAATGTCACCAACAGATCTCAAAGATAGAATCACTAAGCTAGAAAAGGATGTTGTAGAGTCTCGAACAGCTTTACGAGTTCGGCTTCAT GAATTGGCGTCTGACTTGAAGTCCGAAATGGCAAAAAAGTTGCTGGAGTGTAACACTTCAAGTTTTAGCATGGCACCTGTTAAG AGAAACTATGCATTTGAGAGATCAGACATACCTTATGGGGATAACTATGTCCTCAAGATCAATTATCCATTCAAG GATCCACCGCTTCCATCGGATTCTAAGGGAAACAACTTCCGTGCTTTGCTTGGAACTCATAACAG TGGCTTGGAGCTTTTCCTaatcaaaagaaaaattaaagGGCCATCGTGGCTATCGGTATCGAAATTCTCCAGCTGCTCTGCTCCTCAACGG GTGAGCTGGTGTATGTTTGAGGTTACTGTTGACAGTCCAAAGGATATTCAAGTTGCAGCTTCCTCGAAGAATATAACAGAATTACCTCCTGTTGTTGTTGCAGCAATAAATTTGAAAACTATCATCAATGAGAAACACAATACAAATGAAATTGTGTCTGCTTCTGTCATTTGCTGCCATAAGGCTAAG ATTGATATTCCCATGTTGGGCTCGGAATGGACTCGTTTGGGTGTGCTTAGTCACTTTACGGTTGTGCGGAAACTTGATGGTGGCATATTTCCAATGGGTTTTACAAAGGAGGCAACTGACAAAAATGCCAAGGCAGGGTCAAACGTGATTTGCTATGAAAGCAG TGAAAGAGCTTTATTGAATCGATTGATGATTGAGTTGTACAAATTGGACAGCGATGTGCTAGTTGGGCACAACATATCTGGGTTTGACTTGGATGTCCTTCTTCACAGAGTGCAG GCATGCAAGGTTCCCAGCAATATGTGGTCCAAAATAGGCCGTCTCAAGCGCTCTGTGATGCCCAAACTCAACAAAGGAAACTCCATATTCGGCTCAGGGGCAAGTTCAGGAATCATGTCATGCATTGCTGGTCGACTCTTATGTGACACTTACATCTGTGCTCGTGACCTATTAAAAGAG GTCAGCTATTCCTTGACACAGTTAGCAAAGACGCAACTGAAAAAGGATAGAAAGGAGATAACTCCTCATGATATTCCTCAAATGCTTCAAAGATCTGAGTCGCTCATGGAACTT ATTGAGTATGGGGAGACAGATGCGTGGTTATCAATGGAACTCATGTTCCATTTGAGTGTTCTTCCCCTCACACGACAGCTGACAAATATTAGTGGCAATCTTTGGCACAAAACTCTTCAG GGTGCTAGAGCTCAAAGAGTGGAATATCTCTTGTTGCATGCGTTCCATGCTAAGAAATTTATGGTACCGGACAAGTTTTCCGTTCAATCCAAGGAAATAAAGACAACAAAACGTAAAATAAATGGTGCGGAAGACGGAGATATTGACAAAGATGATACAAATTTGGATGATGAGCCTCCAGAGAATAATCATGGAAAAAGCAAAAAGGGTCCTTCCTATTCTGGTGGATTAGTGCTAGAGCCAAAGAAAGGACTATATGACAAGTATGTATTACTTCTGGATTTCAACAGTCTTTACCCTTCTATTATTCAG GAATACAATATATGTTTCACAACTGTTAACAAATCGGCTGATGGATCTGTTTCCCGTTTACCATCTAGTAAAAAGACTGGAGTTCTTCCGGAG TTGTTAAAGAATTTGGTGGAGAGACGGAAAATGGTGAAATCATGGTTAAAAACAGCATCAGGTCTCAAGGTTCAGCAACTTGACATACAGCAACAAGCTCTAAAGCTGACAGCTAATAG CATGTATGGATGCCTGGGGTTTTCGAACTCCAGATTCTATGCAAAAGCACTTGCAGAACTTATAACACTACAA GGAAGGGAAATTTTACAGAGCACCGTTGATCTTGTTCAAAATACGCTGAACTTGGAG GTTATTTATGGTGACACAGATTCAATAATGATCTACAGCGGACTCGATGATGTTGGAAAAGCTAAATTAATTGCAGGAAAAGTCATTCAAGAG GTCAACAAAAAATACAGGTGTTTGGAGATTGACCTTGATGGGTTGTACAAGAGAATGTTATTGCTCAAGAAGAAGAAATATGCTGCTGTCAAATTGCAATTTAAAGATGGCACGCCCTACGAG GTTATTGAGCGGAAAGGGCTTGATATGGTACGTCGTGACTGGAGCTTGCTGTCAAAGGAAATGGGAGATTTCTGCCTCAGTCGAATATTATCTGGAGG GTCTTGTGAGGACGTGGTTGAAGAAATACACAATTCTCTAGTGAAG GTACAAGAGGAAGTGAGGAATGGACAGATACCGTTAGAAAAATATGTGATCACCAAGACACTAACCAAACCACCTGAAGCATATCCTGATGCTAGAAATCAGCCTCACGTAGAG GTAGCACTTAGGCTGAAGAGACAAGGTTATGTTACTGGTTGTTCTTCTGGAGATACAGTACCCTATATAATTTGTGCTGAGCAG GGAAATAATTCAAGCACCTCTATGGGAATTGCCCAGAGGGCAAGGCATCCTGATGAACTGAAAGGAGACAATCAGAACTGGATAATTGACATTGATTATTATCTGGCACAGCAG ATTCATCCTGTGATATCACGCCTCTGTGCATCAATACAGGGTACAAGTCCATCACGTTTGGCTGATTGTTTGGGGCTTGATTCATCAAAG TTCCATAACAAATTCAATGATTCTGTCCGCAATGATCCTTCCAGCTCGATGTTAAGTACATTTGATGATGGAGAGAG ATATCGAGGTTGTCAACCGCTGGTCTTATCGTGCCCCAGTTGCTTCAGCACCTTTGAATGCTCCCCTATTTTGAGCTCAGTGTGCGCGTCAATCAATCCAATGCCAGCAGATATCGAAGCTGGATCATCAGTCAATAAATTCTGGCAGAGGCTGTGGTGTCCAAACTGTCCAGAAGAAGGTGATACAGGGAGAATATATCCTGCTCTCATAGCTAACCAG GTTAAAAAGCAAGCAGAAGGATTTATGTCAACATATTACCGGGGCATAATGATG TGTGATGATGAAACTTGCAACTACACTACCCGTAGTGTGAACCTTCGACTACTTGGGGATTCCGAGAGAGGAACCTCTTGTCCAAATTATCCACGCTGTAATGGGCATCTCTTAAGAAAG TATACTGAAGCAGATTTATACCGGCAGCTAACCTACTTCTGCTACATTTTGGATACATCACGCCACATTGACAAG ATAGAAGTTAACAAAAGATTGGCTGTGGAGAAAGAACTGTCCAGAATTCGGCCTCTGGTTGACGCCGCATCAACAACAGTGCAGAAAATCCGAGATAGGTGCGCTTATGGGTGGGTTGATCTTAAAGACTTGTTGGTTATCGTTTAG
- the LOC140887482 gene encoding nicotinate phosphoribosyltransferase 2: MLTTHTINSSNTAHSEATMAGAAPLANGVEKEETQFGNIDGPTNPMVTPLLTDLYQFTMAYAYWKGGKHNERAVFDLYFRRNPFGGEYTVFAGLEECVKLIANFRFTEDEIAFIQSSLPTTCEVGFYNYLRGIDCSDVEIHAFSEGCVVFPRMPLMRVEGPVAVVQLLETPLLNLVNYASLVATNAARHRFVAGKSKLLLEFGLRRAQGPDGGIGASKYCYMGGFDATSNVAAGKLFGIPLRGTHSHAFVSSFLSFHEITKKSLHSCDGSNVCEDFVSLVHSWLRKLKCTDLLGSIFGETNQSELAAFISYALAFPRNFLALVDTYDVMRSGIPNFCAVALSLNDFGYKAIGIRLDSGDLAYQSCEARKFFRVIEKEFGVSDFGKTSITASNDLNEETLDALNKQGHEVDAFGIGTHLVTCYAQPALGVVFKLVEINNQPRIKLSEDVSKVSIPCKKRCYRLYGKEGYPLVDIMTGENEPPPKVGERILCRHPFNESKRAYVVPQRVEELMKCFWPGKSGKDREELPPIKLIRERCIKQLDQMRPDHMRRLNPTPYKVSVSAELYDFIHFLWLNEAPVGELQ, encoded by the exons ACTATGGCGGGGGCGGCGCCGCTAGCGAACGGGGTGGAGAAGGAGGAGACTCAGTTCGGAAACATCGACGGGCCTACCAATCCCATGGTGACACCGCTACTGACGGATCTCTATCAGTTTACGATGGCCTACGCGTATTGGAAAGGAGGCAAGCACAACGAACGGGCAGT GTTTGACTTGTATTTTCGGAGGAATCCTTTTGGAGGTGAATATACAGTTTTTGCTGGTCTAGAAGAGTGCGTAAAGCTAATTGCAAATTTTAGATTTACGGAAGATGAGATTGCCTTTATCCAATCATCTTTGCCTACAACATGTGAG GTTGGCTTCTATAACTACCTAAGGGGAATAGATTGTTCAGATGTGGAGATACATGCTTTTTCTGAAGGTTGTGTTGTGTTTCCAAGGATGCCATTGATGAGAGTTGAAGGACCAGTAGCA GTGGTTCAACTGCTTGAAACCCCACTTTTAAACCTAGTAAATTATGCATCTTTAGTAGCTACAAATGCTGCAAGGCATCGTTTTGTTGCTGGAAAGTCCAAACTACTTCTTGAATTTGGGCTGCGACGAGCACAG GGCCCTGATGGTGGTATAGGAGCCTCAAAGTACTGTTACATGGGTGGATTCGATGCGACAAG CAATGTTGCAGCTGGAAAACTATTTGGAATACCACTTCGTGGAACACATTCCCATGCATTTGTCAGCTCTTTTCTG AGCTTTCATGAGATCACCAAGAAGTCACTTCATAGTTGTGATGGCTCAAATGTTTGTGAAGATTTTGTTAGTTTGGTTCACTCTTGGTTAAGAAAATTGAAG TGTACAGATTTATTGGGCAGTATTTTTGGCGAAACAAATCAAAGTGAGCTGGCTGCTTTCATCTCTTATGCTCTTGCCTTTCCGAGAAACTTTTTGGCCCTTGTTGACACGTATGAT GTAATGAGAAGTGGTATTCCTAATTTTTGTGCAGTGGCTCTATCTCTAAACGATTTCGG GTATAAAGCAATAGGAATTAGACTTGACTCCGGTGATCTTGCCTATCAGTCATGTGAGGCCCGAAAATTTTTTCGGGTGATTGAGAAGGAATTTGGAGTGTCAGATTTTGGAAAGACGAGCATCACTGCTAGCAATGACCTCAATGAAGAAACTTTAGATGCTTTAAACAAACAG GGTCATGAAGTTGATGCATTTGGAATTGGAACTCATTTGGTTACATGTTATGCTCAACCTGCCTTAGGTGTCGTTTTCAAACTGGTCGAAATAAACAACCAGCCACGTATAAAACTTTCTGAAGATGTCTCGAAG GTCTCCATTCCATGCAAAAAAAGATGTTACAGATTGTATGGGAAGGAAGGGTACCCACTTGTGGATATTATGACCGGGGAAAACGAACCTCCTCCCAAG GTTGGTGAAAGAATTCTGTGTCGCCATCCATTCAATGAATCCAAAAGAGCATATGTGGTGCCACAGCGTGTCGAGGAGCTTATGAAATGTTTTTGGCCTGGTAAATCAG GAAAAGATAGAGAAGAGTTACCGCCCATAAAATTGATCAGAGAACGATGTATTAAACAACTGGATCAGATGCGACCCGACCACATGAGAAGGTTGAACCCAACACCTTACAAG GTTAGTGTAAGCGCAGAATTATATGATTTCATTCATTTCTTGTGGCTCAATGAAGCACCAGTTGGAGAGCTGCAGTGA